Below is a window of Vespa crabro chromosome 20, iyVesCrab1.2, whole genome shotgun sequence DNA.
tatattattttttttatttaggaaaattaaaaagaaggaaaaaaaaaagagagagggagagagagagagagagagagagagaaagaattatatGATAACCGATAATAATTAGAGAAAGCATTAAAATTTAAACGTGACAAACGTGTCGTAATTCTTAAACAAATTACGAGCCACGTTCGTGTTTCCGTTTGATTTCTCAATCGATATCGTTTGAGATcctaaataaaattgttacgtTGTATCGTCTTTAGAATATTTAAATGCCCGTCGTCTTCTAATGGTACGCAAATGTACTAACAAATATTCGTGACCTATTTTCAATTCATCACAAAAAGAATGTAGTAGTATTatgttcattaataaatattaactcAATTGTAATGcctaatacatttttaaatattaaatcgtacattaatatttctattttctttttcattttgtctTCATTCGCTTTTATtctgttttcatttttgtatatttttttttaaggatatAAAGTTTTATACTTTGTACTATAAGTATAGtatagttatattattataagttaattattaaagtcatatagatattattataatattatattagagaaagaggaaatataatacaatctgtacttcataatattaataattatgattagtatatattgtaatatctgtatatataatatctaatatatatttatatatcaatatgaTTCTTTACTAATTTATAAAGATTACATTAATATGactaatatatttaatgctATAACTTACatgttaagtatatatatatagtgccCTGGTTTACGCTTTCTCCGGTTATAAATgtttaagaatgataataatatacaaaattacttttctatttatgTTCATTGACCGGTTCTTATGTCTGCGTCCATATATTATGtctacttacatatatatttacatatttacatatacattgaGTTAATTAATTTCCGTGAAAGTTATAATAGCTTTCTAGGAAGATCAAATCTCACTCAGCATTGGCTAGGTCAAGGTTTAACAACTATTCatatatcattcttatttaatttactATTTTGAACATTTGatagaaattttcattctcattcattacatattatacatatatatatatatatatatatatatatatatatatataaacttcgactgctcttttttttttttattttttccttttctttttatattttcgttcatttttttataattatacaacgaaaagagaacaaaaatgtATAAACAACGAATACAATAGACATTCGTACGCCATTTTGCGTAACAGATCcgaccatttttttttttttttttcatagtatTAAAACTTATTCAACAACGAGATTAAATtctataatgttatttttatagaaataaaaaataaataaataaaaaagataacattGTTTTTGAATTCAATCTAACgtgcaaaataaaaataatcattcgaTCGTGAGTAccaattttaatcgtttttttatACAACGCGACTAGTCAAGgttaaaatattcttacttGTCCTTAAAGaatatcttttgttttcttttctctccaccctcctctctccttctctctcattctcgttTTATacctaaataaaatatatttacgtgtATAAACTGATTTATATCGTGGCTAATGTCGTAACTAACCTCTAACGAAATACTCGAgtttaaagatttcatttgttggcttaaataataaaaataaatcgtcgaaatttaatatttcgttaatataaatcatcttaaataaattaaataaataatatatataataaatactcgTTGATCTTTTGATCCATCGAAAGATTAACAATCGAAAAAAAACTTCTCTATTGTTTGAAATGAATTAAGCAAGTACGTATCTATTTCACGTCAGTAGTACGTCTCGCATGATcttaaatttatcgataatgtgATGAAACtgcaaaaaacaaaacaaaaaaagaagaaatagaaagtgttatttaaatatttataattaatttccatataatatgtatatattataccattttataaatttctatttatagaTTTCTATTTATTGGCTATGTTATTTAACTGTAATACTTTTCAACATGgctatcattttatcgttcaaaattatttttatttttacagattaaaattctaaaattcatcaattatttatatttaatatacacaACGTATAAGAATCTGTGTATGCAgcagaataaaataaatcaaaaagaaaaaagaaaatcttctaTGATATTCTTTGAGAACATTGTGATtagagaataaatataatatatacgtttctAACCTATAAATAGATCGCCACACGTTAGAACTGAATTTTTCTCGAtgttcgtttatatatttatgtataaacaATCGAGTTGTCCTTAAGAAACTATTTCGAGATAATATTCCCTTgggaataatttctttctatattgatatttggaaaaataaattaagaacGAGAATCAATGGATATgtaaaatcgattaatcgaacgaTATTGAAAATTGTCCAAAGTCGGCGTCGTCGTTTACCGACGTTAGCCGAGTTTAACCGAATCGTTGACTTAATCGTCGAACAGACAGCTGTTCGAATTTATCCTACGTAAATTATATGTGTTATTTACTTTGAAAAGTAACATTTGAAAagtttattcatatatattacgtGAGTTTTCTCATCAATAGTGCATTCTAAATGAACATTTGTGTGTTGTCTTCATCGACGAATTAGAAACGTTAAAaagtgaatataaaaagaaggttATGTTCCTGACATCGGAGGTTCgtcgatatttctttctaacaaAATTGTTTAATGAGTTAAACAATATCTTTGATGTGACTCATTTCTCACCTGTTATTTACAggatacattattattgttataaagattttatatacgacaaggcgaaattttaacaattaacATGTCAGGTTggaatggaaataataaagcGTCTATTCCATCACGATGGCTTCATTGTCCAAGAAAAGCTATAAAAttgatacaaaataaattcttagCATTTAAGACGCCATTATCGTCGGCATATAACAGTCAAGTACCAGAAGAATGTCGATTTACGATAGAAATGCTTTTCGCTTCTCTGAGGAGTCAAAAAGTGAAACTTGGTTTATGGATTGATTTAACCAATACAACAAGATTCTACGACAAAAAGGATTTGGAAGCACAAggttgtaaatatttaaaattacaatGCAGAGGTCATGGAGAAACTCCATCGGACGAGCAAAcgcgttttttcgttcaagtTTGCAAAAAGTTCATAACGCATAATCCATTAGAAGTTATTGGTGTTCATTGTACTCATGGCTTCAACAGAACAGGTTTCTTAATAATTAGTTATTTAGTGGAAATAGACGGTACCAGTGTTGATGCTGCTTTAGCAGAATTTGCTGCAGTTAGACCACCTGGTATTTACAAAATTGATTATatcaaagaattatataaaagatatgacGATGAGGATGATACTCCTGATCCACCACCAAGACCAGCATGGTATCTTGAATATGATGACTCTAATGTAGAAGAAGATACAAATGAAGGATCTAGTACAGAAAATCATACCTATGAACAGGAACccaaaaggagaaggaaagaatattataaaataaatccagTATTTATGGCTGGTGTATCTGGAGTAACACCTATTGTggaacaaaagaaattaattggcATACAAAGACGTGTTCAGGAAATCTGTTCTTGGACATCAACAGGATTCCCAGGCTCTCAACCCGTTTCAatggatttaaaaaatattagattattGCATGAAAAACCATACAGGGTATCATGGAAAGCCGATGGAACCAGGTTAGCaaataatgtattatcaatataaatgaGAAACTTCAGATTTCaaaacgtaataattattgtctTTCCTTAGATATATGATGCTGATACAAGCTGATCGAGAAATATACTTCATAGATAGAGATAACAGTGTTTTTCAAGCAGAAGGTTTAACTTTCCCTCATCCAAAAGATCTATCCAAATGTCTTGGAGATACTCTATTGGATGGTGTAAGacttattatataattcattatataattcatattgtaTTCCTTATAGTTGTATgttgtttaaatgttaattttaattgtattatttttcttcttttttttttctttttttttctttttttttttttttttttttttttgttcctttagGAAATGGTAATTGATAAAGTATACGGTAAAGAGTATGCTAGATATTTAGCATACGATATAGTTATGTACGATGGAAAAGATGTTACTAAATTACCTTTTCATCCTGATCgatatgaaattattgaaCGAAAAGTAATACAAAGTAGACATAGAGCcttgaaggaaggaagaatacGTAAAGAACAAGAGCCGTTTTCAATCCGTTTGAAACACTTTTGGGATGTCACGCAAGCTGCTAATTTACTTAGTGAAAAATTTGCCAAAAATCTAAGCCACGAGCCCGATGGATTAATATTTCAACCTTCTAAAGAATCATATTGTCCAGGATTATCTCCTGAAGTTTTAAAATGGAAACCTATTTCATTGAATTCGGTAGATTTcagattaaaaattgttacagAAACAGGAGTAGGAATTCTTCCCCGTAAAATTGGTCAACTGTTCGTAGGTGGTTCAGATCTACCATATGATCAAATGAAAGTTACTAAGCAAATTAAAGATTTGAATAATGCTATTATTGAATGTAAAGTAGAAAATGGCCAATGGGTATTTATGCGtgtaagaaaagataaatcattTCCTAATTCAATAAATACTGCGAATGCCGTCCTTGAAAGTATTAAAAGACCAATTACAACAGAATATCttttagaatatattaataaacatagATTTTTAGAAGATGATTCAGATCTTATGCCACCACCTAATAAAAGATctaaatgacaataatgattTGTATATGTACTAATCAATATTGTTAACAATTCTACAAGTATGCATCGTGTCCCCCTTTAAAATAAGTAATATGTAACTTAGCATGAGATACAAAAGTCAACATTATAAAAtcatgtataattattttagttCATAGATTATCATTGTATACTCGCAATCGTTCTTCgctaaataaagaaattttctataaaaaaaaaatgtatatatatatgtgtgtgtctatatattttatttgttttttttttttttatctcttcctacctacgtatttttttttattaattaataaatatataatttatttgaacaaaaatattttaatacaattatatatgattttaataattttaaatctttatcattttatcaacTTTGTTCACTTTCAGATGCTGTGTTCATATGGTGTACTAAAAATCTTGCATCTAAAGCTCGGAAGTCTCTTCGCATTAACTTAGAATATGATTATGCTATAATGATAAGATGGTCTCCCGATGGAAAAGCATTTATTGTACATAAATCTgtacaaaatattatagagGTTTATAAAGTTATTAAGAAAATGGATGGTTTTATAGCATCGGCAACAAAAGTTCTTGAATTTCCACaggtataattatatgtattattacatttaacattaaataatttatatatacaattgtacattttttttttgctctttttttttttagaaacatATTGGAAATCCTGTTGGTTTGGATATTGCATGTACAGGGCGTTATATGATCAGTTGTAGCGAAGacaatgatttaattatatggGATTTAAAAGGTCAACCACTTGCAACTATAGAACTAAAATTAGGATCCACTCACAGAGCACGTATATCACCATGTGGACGTTTTGTAACAACGTCAGGTTTGTTGAtacttttaattcttataagTCTTACATAAAATGTGGAttcgtccttttcttcttcttctttctttctttttttttttttgtttttttttttttttgttaattccAATTATATTACAGGTTTTACACCTGACGTGAACGTATGGGAAGtagtatttaataaaacagGAGATTTTAAACAGGTTTCTAAGGCCTTCGATCTTACTGGACATTCCTCTGGTGTTTATGACTTTAATTATAATGCTGATACAAGTCGTATGGCCACATTATCCAAGGATGGAACTTATCGTTTCTACGACACCAAaagtaattcatttaattacttgattacaatcaaatatcattcatattatatataatattaatttcttaatatttcagTTGAATTTGAAAAGGGAGAAGATCCTCATGTACTTATGACTGGTTTATGGGATGTTACAACGCCAGCTAATATTGCAGTTTCACCTAATGGGgaagtattagtaataacccATGGTTCATCTCTTAGCTTTTATAACAACATTACTGGTTCATTGGATAATACtatcaaagatattttttctagTAAGTACATActaataaatcttattaaatattattccctattaaatttttaatatatttgtattcttTACACCATAGATCCTATAACCTGTGTCGCTTTTGATGCATTGGGAGAATACGTTTTGGTCTCTGGtgataaacatataaaaatattctctaaTGTAACTGGTTATCGTGCGGCCATAGCATCCGCTAAATCCAAATTAAAGCAAAGACAGACATCGGCTACAAAAGAGCGCctggaaaaaattataatcgattcTAAGAGATTTCTTCAAGAAATGGGCGAAGAATGTTCCGAATGACATTAGAGAgattctttgaaaatatttctgttCCTATAACTGAAATGTTTTATATCTATcttctataattatattctaatgcatttcataagattgtTTTTATGCAAAAGAATTGTTTATATACcataatttttcaatgtattgcaataaaatatattatacaaatttattctaGCAAAAAATAACATTCCTCTATGtccttaaatttattaaagcaatcttttaatattgtaaaaacagattattttctattacttgacaaaagtttaatttatatatatatataaatatatatctaatatctaGGAAAGatcaaagataaagaaagaaattactcAAAACCATTCATAATGGTTTATACAAAGAATAAGAACAGATGTAAtacttttgatataattttacaattactTAAGCAATCTTTAATGTACATAGGTTgttacaataaattaatatattaaacaataatatattcattttaaacaTTACAAAAGATCATTAAGTTTtagaaacttaaaataatttcaatataaattaagaTCCTATTTGtggatttcgttttatttacttaaaaatcattcaattaatattacttcGTGAATGCAGATTTTAGagtcatcgttattttaacaCATTAGTTAGTTAAACgaacataattaaaagtacTACCGAGGAttacgtttttattgtttgaaATTTGGAACAATCCTGTTTAATAATCCATTATGTCTGAAGCTTATGGTATCAAACGATAAGGAGCTATTCGTAAGCGGAGTCTCACAcatctttccttttaattaagaATCTTAAAACTTCCTAAGTGAAAAGATATTGCAGATTGGTATCgcagaatatataattttaaagtaGAATCAACATCAGCCCGTGGGTCACCAgatgcagcaacctccacgtggtgtgACTTGGGTCGATAATACTTgctaaatattataatctaatTGTAAATCATCCAACGCAAGTATTACCgggcgaatggctgcatatttccatgtattttcaaatttcaatgtactttcaatttaattctaattaaacattaaattattaatactttacaTTGTCAATAATACTTCTACAGGCATAGACAGATTAAggtataattaaattcaaagataatttcttatataataattatcatatatatatatatatatatgatatcatatatatatatatatatatatatatatatatcaattatatttattattccttatatttttatcataaaacaaAGGCATATTAGACGTATCTAAAAAatcgtttcattttaaaacGTTTATAGTTCATAATTTTGTTCATACCCTGCAGCGGTGAAGTAACAAATGTTTCTCGAGCTTAAGGTGATGAAcagatttaagaaaaaaagcttGTAATCACAGCACTtgtaaatatgaaattaagATCATAAAACGAGATTTTTGCTGATtctaaattgttaattaataaatatatacgtatacaatatttcgtaaaaaaaaaaaaaaaagaaatttacagACAAATATGTGCAAGGTTGTAAATatgaaaaacttttttcttagTATTTCTTAATACAAGAAGCCTACGAGATGCGACCAACGCAAGAGTAGCTTGATGTTCGCTTcttaaaatttgataattagCTCTTAAACTAACACGCCTAAGATTATTCGGTGGAACTGGTCGACCACCCGCGAATGcaaatctaaaatataatattaaattaagttattaaattctttttttttttttctttttttttttttttttttttttttaccttatcTCTTTTCTAGGTCCTTTTAATGTAGAATCTGGAAATGCTGATTGTCTGTCCcataatattttactatttacTGGTCTAACTTtagcatattttattttacttttcaaaataattggAAGAGTTGGAGATTTTCTATATTCActtgtatcgttattacatttaactGGTAAATATGGCAATAACGAATCTCCATAATGTTCTATTATACTCGAAAGATCCAAACGATGAGCGTCTGATTTTAATAATGCACAAACTGCCaactataatgaaaatataatatatatatatatatatatatatatcaattatatataaaagtattatcaatttatacTTACAGCCATACGTTGCCAAATAACAGAACCCGAAGGTGCGGATTTTAAAATGTTATCTATAAAAAGTGGTGAGTCTTTAtcagattgaaaaaaaagtaatggtTGTACGCTTGCTAATAATTCCATGGCTgtcattcttttcttatttacatccgtattctcttcttcttctttaagaaGTATTTCCTCCAATGTaggaatatatctataattaatattttctttattattcacgatatctttattttattttaataattaatatacacacacacacacacacacatatatatatatatatatatatatatattaatatttacttatcAGCAACAGATGGCCAACGAAGCATCAATTTCAGGGCACATTCCTTAAAAAGAGCTTCTAaattaagatttataaaaCTCTGTCCAAGTAGTAATTCTAATAACAATTCAGTTAATTTATCAACCTGAAATATTcaattgattataaaaattaataaaacatatatgcatgttcattttaatgtatattatagtttgtataaattataaaaattaataccgatgttaaataatatggataaacAGCTTCGCTATTACTTgcaatagcaattataagTTGACAAGTACGTGTTGAAACTCTTGTATATTGTGCATTATTAGATATTACCATGGATCTAGCTATAGACATTAATCTATCTATAACACCTTCTCCGCCTAAATATGGATTGGTAGCACAATCATTGACCAATACCTATGGTATCATAAAAGTTAaagtttgtattatatttgttaacataaaaaataatatcatataccTGAAAAGTCTTCTGGGAACCATTAAATAAAGTCTTTAATGCACGTTTTGCATAATTGTAACGAGCTTCGGTTAATTTCACATCACAAACTtccatttctatataaaaagaaagaaagaaaaaagaaaaagaaatattaataataatatacataaaagaaaatgaaataatataatgtataaatttaaGGAACACTTGCATTGCAcgtgtattaataaaatattaccttGAATGAAAGGTACATTATCTTGGGACAAATTAACAGCTTCATTGACCTTGtctatcaaattaataatgcGTTCATTAGGAACAAATACTTTGGCCTCCGAGTGATATTCCGGCATTGTATCCGGTGCCCCTAAAATTGGATCTACATCGCACAAATTTGTAAGTACTGCATTTACATCATTGGATGTTAAACACTTTCGTCTACTGTGCTTCAGTCTTGTAATacatttctaaaataaaaataaattatgagtaataaaatcacaaaaatataataagagattcgatgatattatatttttataatattcaaatataaatcataaatatatttatatccataCATGTAAAATTTCTCTTAATCTATATGAAGCATCCTCTGCTAGTCTACGTAGTACAGAATCTGACAAGGGATGCATTCCCAATTCTTCACCAATGGCAGAAATCCATTCTGTACTTAAAACGGCATATCttctagtattattatcattcgtcATACTGTTAACACTCGTTTCTCCATTGTTACcgacaaaagtattattataacctGAAATATTTTGCGCTGACAATATTTCCTTCATGATTTCTCGCCAATCCTATAATCCCTTCTGGCACTTTCTCAACGTGCACGATCGAAATTCATCGTTTGAATTGAATTTTCGAAGACAATTGtttggacaaaaaaaaaaaaaaaagaaaaaaaaagaaaagaaaaaaaagaagaaaaaagaaacaaaaaaaaaaaagaattattatcaatgttatttcgAGATCAACGTCAAATTTAAtcgaagatatttataaaaaaaattatcgagtaagaaaataataacaacgaacgAATTTgcatattaaatatcataccgataagaaaattttttcaaagagatatttagtttatttattttaccaaGAGATGTCGGTACGATCGAGTCGAAGATTTCCTTACTACTATCTTCGTCACTCTCGTACGATCAATTCGTTCTCCGTCTTTATTTAATGACATGTAACACTTCATGGAATTTCAACCGCCAATGAGAAGCGACAACGAAATTTACGCACAGAAATATCACTGACGTGTCCCCAAAAAGAACTACTTAGACGATTCATGATCATTCTCGATTCTGATAAAATTACGAGGACGTCAGTAAATCAGTGAATTGTATCAAAGAGAGAGTGACTTGTAAAAAACTGTTCAGCGAAATTATGGCGGCGACATTCAATACATTCGTAAATTCCTTCAATAGCAgattgtaagtattattaatgggGGGGACATAATGGTCATCTTAAAAAGcacgttcgtttcttttcaccTTTACGCCCTTACAATAACTTTATTACAAAATGGTTAATTGTTTCCTTTATTGTATATTTCGATGATGTaagaagtatttttttttttttttactttccttctgtctctctctctttctctccttttttttttttcatttatttattctttttttccccttatttttgttttcaaagctaattttaacgtttttacattctacgcatttgaaattatttactgTAACGTAATGTTTATAgcattcttatctttatcttcttaCATTATCTATATTCTACTTTCAGTATCGCTAgtacgttaaaaataatcgtcTTATTGACTTTAAATCTTAATgtgtaatgtttttttttttttatatatatatatatacatatagaaaaataaacattctGTTATAGCTTTTGTTCGCATTTCACATTATTTaatgatgaaattttttatatgttatcaTCATTTGTTTACAGGGATGAACCAGTTAGAAagcatttaaaaaatgtttatggTTGTTTATCCTTGTCAACGGTATCAGCTGCCGTAGGAGCTTATGTACACATGTACACACAGCTCTTACAGGCTAACTTACTTACCACCTTTGGTACACTTGGAATATTTTTTGCTTTGATGTCTACGCCAGACAAtggaaaaaatcaaaaattacgTCTTGGCTATCTCTTAGGATTTGCATTTTTATCTGGATTAGGACTTGGTCCATTGCTTGAGATTGTGATCAATATTGATCCTTCCATTGTAGTAACAGCATTAGTAGGtcagtaaataataatcatgaaaatatatagataattatgtcctttataataatatgtctAAGTAAATCtgattatgt
It encodes the following:
- the LOC124431165 gene encoding mRNA-capping enzyme encodes the protein MSGWNGNNKASIPSRWLHCPRKAIKLIQNKFLAFKTPLSSAYNSQVPEECRFTIEMLFASLRSQKVKLGLWIDLTNTTRFYDKKDLEAQGCKYLKLQCRGHGETPSDEQTRFFVQVCKKFITHNPLEVIGVHCTHGFNRTGFLIISYLVEIDGTSVDAALAEFAAVRPPGIYKIDYIKELYKRYDDEDDTPDPPPRPAWYLEYDDSNVEEDTNEGSSTENHTYEQEPKRRRKEYYKINPVFMAGVSGVTPIVEQKKLIGIQRRVQEICSWTSTGFPGSQPVSMDLKNIRLLHEKPYRVSWKADGTRYMMLIQADREIYFIDRDNSVFQAEGLTFPHPKDLSKCLGDTLLDGEMVIDKVYGKEYARYLAYDIVMYDGKDVTKLPFHPDRYEIIERKVIQSRHRALKEGRIRKEQEPFSIRLKHFWDVTQAANLLSEKFAKNLSHEPDGLIFQPSKESYCPGLSPEVLKWKPISLNSVDFRLKIVTETGVGILPRKIGQLFVGGSDLPYDQMKVTKQIKDLNNAIIECKVENGQWVFMRVRKDKSFPNSINTANAVLESIKRPITTEYLLEYINKHRFLEDDSDLMPPPNKRSK
- the LOC124431164 gene encoding transducin beta-like protein 2 isoform X5 produces the protein MREGRSVINSMKGIKKKKRISDETTIDNEKELLHTILQEYQEDKKRRNISALLLLDTTDAANFADMTIQLSPICNENDAVFIWCTKNLASKARKSLRINLEYDYAIMIRWSPDGKAFIVHKSVQNIIEVYKVIKKMDGFIASATKVLEFPQKHIGNPVGLDIACTGRYMISCSEDNDLIIWDLKGQPLATIELKLGSTHRARISPCGRFVTTSGFTPDVNVWEVVFNKTGDFKQVSKAFDLTGHSSGVYDFNYNADTSRMATLSKDGTYRFYDTKIEFEKGEDPHVLMTGLWDVTTPANIAVSPNGEVLVITHGSSLSFYNNITGSLDNTIKDIFSNPITCVAFDALGEYVLVSGDKHIKIFSNVTGYRAAIASAKSKLKQRQTSATKERLEKIIIDSKRFLQEMGEECSE
- the LOC124431164 gene encoding transducin beta-like protein 2 isoform X4, which codes for MREGRSVINSMKGIKKKKRISDETTIDNEKELLHTILQEYQEDKKRRNISALLLLDTTDAANFADMTIQLSPICNENGATVPEKGKRIDSRNSLTGSTTNSSVNKRTKNKKRRETQQEFTHSWVVGTLKGHTSTIFNMSFSSNGKLLASCGEDAVFIWCTKNLASKARKSLRINLEYDYAIMIRWSPDGKAFIVHKSVQNIIEVYKVIKKMDGFIASATKVLEFPQKHIGNPVGLDIACTGRYMISCSEDNDLIIWDLKGQPLATIELKLGSTHRARISPCGRFVTTSGFTPDVNVWEVVFNKTGDFKQVSKAFDLTGHSSGVYDFNYNADTSRMATLSKDGTYRFYDTKIEFEKGEDPHVLMTGLWDVTTPANIAVSPNGEVLVITHGSSLSFYNNITGSLDNTIKDIFSNPITCVAFDALGEYVLVSGDKHIKIFSNVTGYRAAIASAKSKLKQRQTSATKERLEKIIIDSKRFLQEMGEECSE
- the LOC124431166 gene encoding uncharacterized protein LOC124431166, which codes for MKEILSAQNISGYNNTFVGNNGETSVNSMTNDNNTRRYAVLSTEWISAIGEELGMHPLSDSVLRRLAEDASYRLREILHKCITRLKHSRRKCLTSNDVNAVLTNLCDVDPILGAPDTMPEYHSEAKVFVPNERIINLIDKVNEAVNLSQDNVPFIQEMEVCDVKLTEARYNYAKRALKTLFNGSQKTFQVLVNDCATNPYLGGEGVIDRLMSIARSMVISNNAQYTRVSTRTCQLIIAIASNSEAVYPYYLTSVDKLTELLLELLLGQSFINLNLEALFKECALKLMLRWPSVADKYIPTLEEILLKEEEENTDVNKKRMTAMELLASVQPLLFFQSDKDSPLFIDNILKSAPSGSVIWQRMALAVCALLKSDAHRLDLSSIIEHYGDSLLPYLPVKCNNDTSEYRKSPTLPIILKSKIKYAKVRPVNSKILWDRQSAFPDSTLKGPRKEIRFAFAGGRPVPPNNLRRVSLRANYQILRSEHQATLALVASRRLLVLRNTKKKVFHIYNLAHICL